The genomic segment CGGCCACGGCGCGGTCGTCGACACCGGGTACGCGCGGCGACAGCGCGACGAGCTCGCCGAGCTGGCCGACCGGATCGCCGCCGGGTACGCCGCGGGTACGCCGGCCGAGCGGGTCGCCGCGGCCGGCCCGTTCGACCTGCCGACCCGGCGGGAGGCGGTCGCCCGCGGCTACGCCGAACTCGCCGGCTGACGGCAACCCGGGGGCCGCTGAGCACCCGCGTCGCACCGTGGCGCCAGGACGAGGTCCACGCGGCCGGGTGCTACCTGCCGAGGGTGCTCGATGCGGACCGGGCCGGGCGGCCCTGGGAGCTGTCGCTGCGCCTGGCTGCCCGGCAGCGGGTGCGAGACGGACCGATGCGAGTCGGTCGCGCAGCGTCGTGGTGGAAATCCCGGCGCCGGGCCGGCGGGGCGCGACGCTTCGGCCGACGTGGTGGACATCCCGGCGCCGGGCCGGCGGGGCGCGGACGCTTCGGCCGACGACGAACCGTCCCGGTTCTAGGCTCGCCGCATGATCGAGGGAACGGGGCGCACGGCGCCGGTGCTGGCGGCGGGCGTGACGGTGGTGCTCTGGGCGTCGGCGTTCGTGGCGATCCGGCACGTGGGCAGCCAGCTGAGCGCCGGGCCGCTGGCGCTGGGCCGGCTGGTGGTGGGCAGCGTCGTGCTCGGGGTACTGGTCGCCGGCCAGTCGCTGCGGCAGCGCGCCGCGGCGCGGCGAGCGTCGGCTCCGGCAGCCGAGCTGCGGGCACCCGCACCGGCCGCCGGCACCGGGGCAGCGGGGCGGCGCCGGAGCGCCGGCTGGCCGCGGGGCGGGGATGGCTCGGCGTGGTCGTGTGCGGGCTGGCCTGGTTCGGGATGTACAACGTGGCGCTGAACGCGGCGGAGCGGCGGGTGGACGCCGGGACCGCGGCGATGCTGGTCAACGTCGGACCGATCCTGCTGGCCGTGCTGGCCGGGGTGTTCCTGCGCGAGGGCTTCCCGCGGATGCTGGTGATCGGGGTGCTGGTGGCGTTCGCGGGCGTGCTGGTGATGGGGGTGGCGACCGCCCAGCCGGGTACCGGCGACCTGTCCGGGGTGCTGTTGTGCCTGCTCGCCGCGGTCGGCTACGCGGTCGGCGTGCTCAGCCAGAAACCGGTGCTCGCCACCACCTCGGCGTTGCGCACCACGTGGCTCGCCGCCACCGTCGGCGCGCTCGCCTGCCTGCCGTACGCCCCGCGGCTGGTGCACGAGCTGGCCGCGGCGCCGGTCGAGGCGGTGCTGTGGACCGTCTACCTGGGCGCGCTGCCGACCGCGCTGGCGTTCACCACCTGGGCGTACGCGCTGGCTCGCACCGGGGCGGCCCGGATGGGCGCGACGACCTACCTGGTACCGCCGGTCGCGGTGCTGCTGGGCTGGCTGCTGCTGGCCGAGACGCCGGCCGCGCTGGCGCTGGTCGGCGGCGCGATCTGCCTGGTCGGCGTCGCGATCACCCGCCGCACCCCACGCCACTCCCCCGTCCCGAGGACCGACCGTACCGAGGTGCCGGCGACGGACTGACCGCCGTGCGTCGGGCCGGCCCGGCAGAGCCGGAGCGCCGACGGCCACCGAGTACGACGGCCGCCGGCGCATCTGCCGGCGGTGGCGACCGACCGGGACGCACGGCGGTGGCGACCGACCGGGACGGTTGGGCACGGCGCTGGCGACCGACCGGGACGGTTGGGCACGGCGCTGGCGACCGGCCGGGACGGTTGGGCACGGCGCTGGCGACCGACCGGGTCAGTTGGGAACGACGGTGGCGGAGCGGCCGTGCAGTTCGCCGGCGCCGGCGACCTCGCGCAGCGCGGCCAGGCCGCGTTCGATCGCGGGCTGGCGCGCGCTCCCGCGGCGCACGCAGGTCAGGATCCGCCGGCGCGGCGCGTGGGTGCCGCGCAGCGGGATCCGGGCCACCGCGTCCTGTGCCGGCAGGTGCGTCATCCGCGGGATCAGCGACACGCCGAGGCCGCGACCGACCAGCGCGGCGACGGCGGTCCAGTCGGTGACGGTGTGCGCGATGTCCGGGGTGAAGCCGGCCGCGGCGCAGGCGACCAGGACCAGTTGCTGCTGGTGCGAGCGGGCCGGGTTGCCGACGATCCAGCGCTCGTCGGCCGCCTCGGCGAGTTCCACGTTGTCCCGGCCGGCGAGCGGGTGGTCGGCGGGCAGCAGCAGGTCCTGCATCTCGTCGAGCAGCCGGGCCAGGTCGAACTTGGCGTCCTCGACGCCGGCCGGCGCGTCCGGTGTCGGTACGACCACGGCGAGGTCGGCGTCGCCGGCGAGCACCAGGTCGTACCCCTCGGCGAGTTCCGCCTCGTCCACCCGCACCGCCATCTCGGGGTACCGGGCGCGCAGCAGCGCGGCGGCCGGCGCGAGCAGGCTGACGATCGCGGTGGGGAACCCGCAGAGACGCAGCTCACCGGACTGATCGTCGGCGTACTGCGAGATCTCCGTCACCACCCGCTCCCAGTCGGCGGCCAACTGGTCGGCGTGCCGGACCAGCACGCCGGCCGCCGCGGTCAGCACCACACCGCGCCCGGCGGGCTCCAGCAGGGGCACTCCCAGCTCCCGAGAAAGCTGCCTGACCTGCTGAGACACCGCCGACGGGGTGAGGTGCAGGGCGTGCGCCGCGGCGGTCACGCCACCGTGCTGGCCGATCATCCGGAGGACACCGACCCGGCGAATGTCGATCATGAAGGTACTCCTACACGGTCTCTTCAAATCTCGTTAATTGATTTTCAACGATAGTCGTCCCATTGTTGGAGCCGGCTGGACAACCACAGCCTGCCCTTCGGTTCCAAGGAACATCCATGAGCATCGAATGCCAGTACTGCCGCCGTCCCGAGCCGGGCACCTGCCAGGTCGTCTCCCGGCACACCACGTCCGAGGGCGTCGTGGTGTACGTCCGCTGCGCCTGCGGCACGTTGTCCCGGCACCTGGTCAGCAACGCCGAGCTGCGCTCCTGGTACCAGCCGAGCCGCCCGGCGCCGACCCCCACCCCGGCCCCGGTCACCGCGGCCTGACCGGCCTGTCGGTGGTCGGCCGTAGCCTGCGGCCATGACCGACCACCGAGACACCGTCCGGCGCTACTGGGCGAGCGCCGACACCCGCGACTGGGACGGCTTCGCCGCCGTGCTCGCCGACGACGTCCGCTACGAGCTGCCGCAGACCGGGGAGACCATCTCCGGCCGGGAACGCTACCTGCGCTTCAACCGCGAATACCCGGGCGACTGGCATCTCGTGGTGCGCGAGGTGCTGGCCGACGGTGACCGGGCGGTGAGTCGCACCCGGTTCACCGTCGGCGGCGAGACGCAGGACGCGATCACGTTCTTCGGGTTCGCGCCGGACGGCCGGATCGCCACCGTCCTCGACTACTGGCCGGAGCCCTACCAGGCGCCGGCCGGCCGGGAGCACCTGACCGGCTGACCGATCAGTCGGCCAGCCGAGCGTGGATGCCGACGAAGTGGTCGGCCATCGCGGCGGCGAACCGCTCGGGCCGGCCGGTGGTCAGCGCGGTGAGCAGATCCCGGTGCCAGCGCAGCGCGTCGGCCGGGCTGTAGCGGGGCCCGGGCAGCCGGGCGTCGACTCCGGCGAACGCCCGCCAGAACACGCTCACCAGGTCGAGCACCAGCTCGTTGCCGAGCGGTTCGTACAGCGCGCGGTGGAACGCCCAGTCCTCGTCCGGGAAGTACTCGCCGGCGTCGGCGCGGGCCCGCATCGCCTCCACGATGCCGGCCAGCTCGTCCGTGCCGTGCCGGCCGAAGTGCGTCACCACCTTCTCGGCCAGCCCGACCTCCAGCGCCTCCCGCACCTCCAGCACGTTGCGGACCTCGTGCAGGTCGCCGGCCATCGACTGGCGCATCCGGAAGGTCAGCCCGTCCTCCAGCGACTGCAGCCCGACCGACCCGACGTAGGTGCCGAAGCCGTGCCGGATCTCCACGATGCCGACGGCCTGCAGCGCCTTGAGCGCCTCCCGCAACGGATGCCGGCCGACCCCGAACAGCTCCATCAGCTCCGGTTCGGTCGGCAGCGGATCACCGGCGGTCAGCCCGCGGGTGAGGATCAGCGAGGTCATCTGTTCCCGGATGAACTCCTGCGTCCCGCTGCTGCGTCGGGGCCGGCCGGTCGGCGCGGCGGTACTCACTGGTGGGTCTCCTCACGACGGGGCGAGCGCACCGACACGGCCGAGCGGCTCGGGCGGACGACGCGTCACCGCGATGTTACTGCCGGGCTGGGGCGAGGCCGGCGCGTGCCAGCAGTGCGGCGACGCCGGCGATCTCTGCCGCGTCCAGCGGGACGGACGGGAACGCGGTGACCGGGCAGTCGAGCACGCCGAGCAGGTACAGCGCGGCCTTGAACGCGCCGAGCGCGGCGGAGCTGGCGCCCATCCGGGCCCGGTCGGGCACGGCCACGATCTCGAACAGCCGGATCAGCCGGTCCTGCTCGGCCCGCGCCGCGTCGTGGTCACCGGCCCGGCTCGCCGCGGCGATCCGGACGTACCCCGCCGGGTCCACGTTGCCCAGGCCGGGGACCACCCCGTCCACGCCGTACGCCAGCGCCGAGTCGACGCTGGTCTCGGAGCCGGTCATCACGGTGAAGTCGGTCAGCCCGGCGTCCTGGCGGTCCAGTACCACCCGGCGCAGGCTGCCGTCCTGGCCGCTGGAGTCCTTGACGCCGGCCAGCACCCCGCGCCGGCCGAGATCGATCAGCAGTTCGGCCGGCAGCTTGGTGCCGACCCGCGCCGGAATGTCGTACGCGTACAGCGGCAGGTCACCGGCGGCGGCGGCGAGGTGGACGAAGTGTCGGTCGATCTCCGCCGGGTGCGTCGCGGCGTAGAACGGTGCGGTGGCCACGACACCGTCCGCCCCGGCCGCCACCGCGGCGGCCACGTGTGCCGCGGCGCGGGCGGTGGACGCGTCGACCGCACCGGCCAGCACCGGCACCGCGCCGGCCACCTCCGCCACGGTCACCGCCAGTACGGTGCGGCGCTGGTCGTCGGTGAGGAAGGTGCCCTCGCCGGAGGTGCCGAGGACGAAGACTCCGGTCACCCCGGCGGACAGCTGGTGGGCGATCAGGCGGGCCAACGACTCCGTGTCGATCTCCTGGTCTGCGGTCAGCGGCGTGACGAGCGGCGGTACCACGCCCGCCAGGCGGGGGTGTCGCGTGCTGGACAAGTGTGCTCCCTGCTTCTCGAAGGTCATCGCTTCTCGGCGGTCCTGCTTCTCGACGGCCATCGCCTCTCGTCGGTCGTCGCTTCTGGACGGTGGGGGCCGCTCGGCGGTCGTCGGGTCGGGCGGTCAGCACCTCGCGGGATCGAAGGTGGCGAACCGCAGCGCGGCGAACGAGGAGGTCTCGCCGGACTCGTACAGCGCGCCGACCCGGCCGTCGGGCAGTGCCACCAGGTCGGAGTAGCCGGCCATCCCGGCGTGCAGCACCAGCTCCGGCCGCCAGCTCGCACCGCCGTCGTCGCTGCCGAACACGGTCAGTTCGCGCCGGATCCGCGGATCGGCCGGGGTGGTCGCGAGCAGCCGGTCGCCGACGGCGAGCACGCTGCCCTGGACGCCGGGTGCGGTGATCCCAGCGATCCCCGCGTACGGCGCGGTCAGGTGCTCACCGCCGTCGGCCGACCAGGCGTGCACCCGGGCCGGCCCGGTACCACGGTGGTTGCGGGCGGTGAAGTACAGCCGTCCGTCGGGCAGTTCGGCGACGGCGGTCTCGTTGGCGTTGATCGCCGGGCCGTCGTTGTCGTCGACGAATCCGAGCCGCCAGGTGCGCCCGCCGTCGTCGCTGAGGATGCAGTGCCCGCCGCTGTAGCGCACCGGCTCGACCCCGGGCGGCGGGAGCCGGGAGTGGTTGGCGGGCACCACGATCCGGCCCGGGTGGCGGCCGTGCGTGAGCGCGATCGCGTGGCACGGCCCGGTGGCGTACCAGCCCCAGCCGACCGGTTTGACCTGCGCGGTGATCTCCTCGGGCGGGGAGAAGCCGACGCCGTCGCGGCTGCGCTGCACGTACACCCGGCGCCCGGTGTCGGGGTCGGTGCCGCGGGTGGCGGCTGCCTCGTCGGTGTCGGCGCCGTTCTGCACGGTCACCAGCACCAGGTCGCCGGAGCCGGGGTCGACGACCGGGGTGGGGTTGCCGCAGGTCCTGCCCGGTACCGAGGACAGCACGGCCAGCTCGCCCCAGCTGTGGCCGCCGTCGTACGAGCGGCGCAGCACGACGTCGATCTCGCCGGCGTCGCCCGACCCGTACCGGCGGCCCTCGCAGAACGCGAACAGGACGCCACCGCGGGCGACGATCGCGGGGATCCGGAACGTGTGGTAGCCGCTGTCGCGCGGGTCGAACACGATTCGCGCGGTACCGAGTCTTGAAGACATAGGACGTACTATGTCATGGTGAGGCCGCGCACATCAATCGGCGGACGCCGATCACCTCCCGTGCGCTCCCGGTTCGGAGGACGACCTCACATGCAGCCGATCAGCAGAAGAACTCTCCTCGGTGGCGGCCTCGCCGCCACCGCCGTCGCGGTCACCGGCACTCCCCTGCTGACCGCCTGCAGCTCCGGCGGTGCGGACACCGCCGCGGCGAACCTCGCCGTCAAACTGCCCGACCACCAGCCCTACCACGGCGTCACACCCGACCTGCCCGGCACCGACACGGTGCTCGCCGGCTTCCTGAAGTACCCGGCGGATCCGGTCCGGGCGATTCACGACAAGCCCGGCGACGGCAAGCCGATCTCGTTCTTGACCAACATCCCCGGCGCGATCCCGCCGGCGGCGAACCGCAACGCGTTCTGGCGGGCGATGAACGACCGACTCGGCTCCGACCTGTCGATCAGCATGGCCTCCAACGACGAGTACCCGAAGAAGTTCGCCACCCGGATCGCCGGCGGCGACCTGCCGGACGTGCTCAACATCCCGCCGGCCACCACCCCGGAACTGCCGGCGCTGCTGAAGGCGAAGTGCCGCAACCTGACCGAGCAGCTGTCCGGCGACGCGGTGCACAAGTACCCGTTCCTGGCGAACATCCCGACCGAGTACTGGAAGGGCTGCGTGTTCAACGGCGGCATCTACGGGGTGCCGGTGCCGCGCGGGATGTCTCGCACCTCGCTCCCGTTGTACCGGGCGGATCTGCTGGCGGCCAAGGGAATCAAGGACCCGGCGCCGAAGAACTTCGCCGAGTTCCTGGACCTGTGCAAGGAGATGACCGACCCGAAGCGGCACCGCTGGGCGTGGACCAAGGCGCCGACGGCGTACGTCCGGCAGATGCTCGGCATGGCGAACGTGTGGACCCGTTCCGGCGGGACGTTCACCGCCATGTACGAGCAGGAGCAGAACGCCGACGCGCTGGAGGCGACGCGCAAGCTGGTCGCCGCCGGCGTGGTCAACCCCGATGCGTTCGGCGACAAGGCGAGCGCCCGCAAGCAGTGGTTCAACGGCGGCATCGCCGTCTTCGACCTGGACAGCTTCGTCGCCTGGAACCAGTACTACGCGGAGAACACCGCCGGCGACGCGTTCTCGGTCGACATGCTCGACGTGCCCGGCTTCGACGGCGGGCTGGGCAAGCCGTGGATGGGCGCGGCGCTCAACAACGTCACCGCGTTCAGCTCCGACTCGAAGCACTCCACCGAGACGCTGCTGGCGCTCGCCAACTGGATGGCGGCACCGTTCGGCACCGAGGAGTACCTGTTCCGCAAGTACGGGCTGGCCGGCCGGCACTACACGCTGCACGGCTCCGATCCGATCCCGACCAAGGTCGGCGTCGTCGAGACCGGCATCGGCCTGCAGTACATCTGCGACTCGGAACTGGCCCTGTACTACGCCGGCAAGCCCGAGGTGCCGCAGCGCCAGCACCGGATCCAGGCGAAGATCGCGGACCGGCTGGTCTACGACGCCTCGTACGGCCTGTACTCCGAGACCATGTCGCGCAAGTGGGCGCAGCTGTACGCGGTCATGACCGACGTGGAGAACCAGATCGTGCAGGGAAAGAAGCCGGTGTCGGCGTGGAAGTCGGCGGTCAAGACGTTCCTGTCCTCCGGCGGCGACGCGATGAAGTCCGAGCTGGCGAAGGCGTACGCCGAGATGGCGAAGCGGTGAGCCGGCGGACCGCGCTGCCGACCGCACCGCCGGGCCGGCTCGCCGCGCGGCGGCCGGACACCGTGCCGCTCGACCGCGCCACCGGCGCTCGGCGCCGGCCCGGGCTGGGCCGCCGGCTGCTGCGCGACCGGGTA from the Actinocatenispora thailandica genome contains:
- a CDS encoding DMT family transporter is translated as MVVCGLAWFGMYNVALNAAERRVDAGTAAMLVNVGPILLAVLAGVFLREGFPRMLVIGVLVAFAGVLVMGVATAQPGTGDLSGVLLCLLAAVGYAVGVLSQKPVLATTSALRTTWLAATVGALACLPYAPRLVHELAAAPVEAVLWTVYLGALPTALAFTTWAYALARTGAARMGATTYLVPPVAVLLGWLLLAETPAALALVGGAICLVGVAITRRTPRHSPVPRTDRTEVPATD
- a CDS encoding LysR family transcriptional regulator, with the protein product MIDIRRVGVLRMIGQHGGVTAAAHALHLTPSAVSQQVRQLSRELGVPLLEPAGRGVVLTAAAGVLVRHADQLAADWERVVTEISQYADDQSGELRLCGFPTAIVSLLAPAAALLRARYPEMAVRVDEAELAEGYDLVLAGDADLAVVVPTPDAPAGVEDAKFDLARLLDEMQDLLLPADHPLAGRDNVELAEAADERWIVGNPARSHQQQLVLVACAAAGFTPDIAHTVTDWTAVAALVGRGLGVSLIPRMTHLPAQDAVARIPLRGTHAPRRRILTCVRRGSARQPAIERGLAALREVAGAGELHGRSATVVPN
- a CDS encoding nuclear transport factor 2 family protein; this encodes MTDHRDTVRRYWASADTRDWDGFAAVLADDVRYELPQTGETISGRERYLRFNREYPGDWHLVVREVLADGDRAVSRTRFTVGGETQDAITFFGFAPDGRIATVLDYWPEPYQAPAGREHLTG
- a CDS encoding FadR/GntR family transcriptional regulator; this encodes MSTAAPTGRPRRSSGTQEFIREQMTSLILTRGLTAGDPLPTEPELMELFGVGRHPLREALKALQAVGIVEIRHGFGTYVGSVGLQSLEDGLTFRMRQSMAGDLHEVRNVLEVREALEVGLAEKVVTHFGRHGTDELAGIVEAMRARADAGEYFPDEDWAFHRALYEPLGNELVLDLVSVFWRAFAGVDARLPGPRYSPADALRWHRDLLTALTTGRPERFAAAMADHFVGIHARLAD
- a CDS encoding dihydrodipicolinate synthase family protein — its product is MSSTRHPRLAGVVPPLVTPLTADQEIDTESLARLIAHQLSAGVTGVFVLGTSGEGTFLTDDQRRTVLAVTVAEVAGAVPVLAGAVDASTARAAAHVAAAVAAGADGVVATAPFYAATHPAEIDRHFVHLAAAAGDLPLYAYDIPARVGTKLPAELLIDLGRRGVLAGVKDSSGQDGSLRRVVLDRQDAGLTDFTVMTGSETSVDSALAYGVDGVVPGLGNVDPAGYVRIAAASRAGDHDAARAEQDRLIRLFEIVAVPDRARMGASSAALGAFKAALYLLGVLDCPVTAFPSVPLDAAEIAGVAALLARAGLAPARQ
- a CDS encoding sialidase family protein; protein product: MSSRLGTARIVFDPRDSGYHTFRIPAIVARGGVLFAFCEGRRYGSGDAGEIDVVLRRSYDGGHSWGELAVLSSVPGRTCGNPTPVVDPGSGDLVLVTVQNGADTDEAAATRGTDPDTGRRVYVQRSRDGVGFSPPEEITAQVKPVGWGWYATGPCHAIALTHGRHPGRIVVPANHSRLPPPGVEPVRYSGGHCILSDDGGRTWRLGFVDDNDGPAINANETAVAELPDGRLYFTARNHRGTGPARVHAWSADGGEHLTAPYAGIAGITAPGVQGSVLAVGDRLLATTPADPRIRRELTVFGSDDGGASWRPELVLHAGMAGYSDLVALPDGRVGALYESGETSSFAALRFATFDPARC
- a CDS encoding extracellular solute-binding protein, encoding MQPISRRTLLGGGLAATAVAVTGTPLLTACSSGGADTAAANLAVKLPDHQPYHGVTPDLPGTDTVLAGFLKYPADPVRAIHDKPGDGKPISFLTNIPGAIPPAANRNAFWRAMNDRLGSDLSISMASNDEYPKKFATRIAGGDLPDVLNIPPATTPELPALLKAKCRNLTEQLSGDAVHKYPFLANIPTEYWKGCVFNGGIYGVPVPRGMSRTSLPLYRADLLAAKGIKDPAPKNFAEFLDLCKEMTDPKRHRWAWTKAPTAYVRQMLGMANVWTRSGGTFTAMYEQEQNADALEATRKLVAAGVVNPDAFGDKASARKQWFNGGIAVFDLDSFVAWNQYYAENTAGDAFSVDMLDVPGFDGGLGKPWMGAALNNVTAFSSDSKHSTETLLALANWMAAPFGTEEYLFRKYGLAGRHYTLHGSDPIPTKVGVVETGIGLQYICDSELALYYAGKPEVPQRQHRIQAKIADRLVYDASYGLYSETMSRKWAQLYAVMTDVENQIVQGKKPVSAWKSAVKTFLSSGGDAMKSELAKAYAEMAKR